The window ACCAGCCGTGTGCCGTCATTTGAGACGGCCACGACACGCAGTTCGGGCATGGGGACCTCCCGGGTGGTGCCTGCCGACGTCACGTGCGTCGCTGCTTCCGCTAGTCGAGTGTGGCCTGCCCGGGTGCAGCCTGCCACAACCTTGCCGAGTTGCCCGGCGTGTCGGGCACGGGCCCTGGATCGCCGTTATGGCACGGTTACCTGTTCGCAACGCTAAGTGACCAACTCCGTCACCCTGTGCAACTAGCCCCCTCCCGGCGGTCCTTGAAGGCCACGGACGCCCTGGCGGGAGACCGGACCCAGGGCTCGCAACAGTACTCCATTTGGGCCACGTGCGTGGATTGGCGCGCCGCTCAACTTCTGGCAAGGGGTGGGACTCGGCCGTCCGTTGAGCGGTTCTCCGATCTTGAGCGTGGCGTACTTCACGCAAACGCCGGAAATGGAACTAATGCTTTCGCCCGTACCTCTCCTGGCTGCGCAGTTGGCCGACCGGGTGGATCGAGCCGATCGCGTGCTACGCCCCCAACACCCTTCGCAGGTAGTCGTTCTGGAACCGGCGGTCCGGGTCGAGCCGGTCCCGCAGCGCCGTGAACTCGCCGAAGCGCGGGTACACCTGGGCGAAGTACTCGGCGTCCCGCGTGTGCACCTTGCCCCAGTGCGGACGTCCCTCGTGCGCGGTGAAGATCCGCTCGGCGGCGGTGAAGTACCGCTGGTACGGCGTGCCCTTGACCATGTGGACGGCGACGTACGCGCTGTCGCGGCCCGAGGCGGTGGACAGCGTGATGTCGTCGGCCGGGGCGGTGCGCACCTCGACCGGGAAGCTGACCCTGAGGCCGGAGCGCTCGATCATGGCCTTCAGTTCGCGCAGCGTCTCGACGACGGCCTCGCGCGGGACGGCGTACTCCATCTCCACGAAGCGCACCCGGCGCGGTGATGTGAAGACCTTGTAGGGGATGTCCGTGTAGGTCCGCGCGGACAGGGCCTTGCTGGAGATCCGGGCGATCGCCGGGATCGTGGCGGGTGCCGCGCGGCCGACCCACTGAGCCGCCTGGAAGACGCCGTTGGAGAGGAACTCGTCCTCGAGCCAGCCGGCGACCTGCCCCACCGGCTTCTCCGGGCCCGCGCTGCGGTTGTTGCGCTTGGTGTTGGTGTTGCCGGTGTGCGGGAACCAGTAGAACTCGAAGTGCTCGTTCTCGGTCCACAGTTCGTCGAAGTCCGCCAGGACCTTGTCGAACGGCATCGGCTCCTCGCGCGCGGAGAGCAGGAAGATCGGCTCCACGGCGAAGGTGATCGCGGTGACGATGCCCAGTGCGCCGAGGCCGATGCGGGCCGCCGCGAAGACCTCCGGATTCTCCTTCTCGGAGCAGGTGAGCACTGAGCCCTCGGCCGTGACCAGTTCCAGGCCCTTGATCTGGGCGGCGATCGAGGCCGACTCACGGCCCGTGCCGTGTGTGCCGGTGCTGGTGGCGCCCGAGACCGTCTGCTCCATGATGTCGCCCATGTTCGTGAGCGACAGGCCCTCGCGCGCCAGGGCCATGTTGAGCCTCTTGAGCGGGGTACCCGCCTCGACCGTGACCGTCATGGCATCCCGGTCAATGTTGCGGATGCCGGTCAAGAGTTGAGGGCGGATCAGCACGCCATCGGTGGCGGCTATGGACGTGAAGGAGTGGCCACTGCCGACCGCCTTCACCTTCAGGCCGCCCTCGGCGGCCCGGCGTATCGCCGCGGACAGCTCCTCGACGGAGGCCGGAGCGACCTCCCGCACGGGGCGGGCGGCGACATTGCCGCTCCAGTTACGCCACGTGCCGTTCCTGCCGCTCGCTGTGCTGCTCAACGGTGCCTCCCCGACGCGGAGCCGGCCTGCTGAGCCGGCGATACCCCAGGAAACCCACCACGACCGCGACGGCCCCGGCCACCGCCGGAACCCCGTACCCGGCGTCCGCACCGGCGGCGTCGATCGCCCAGCCGGCCGCGGAGGAGCCGAGCGCGACACCGACCGCGAGCCCGGTGCTCACCCAGGTCATGCCCTCGGTCAGTTGCGCGCGTGGTACGTGCTCTTCGATCAGGGACATGGTGGTGATCATCGTGGGAGCGACCGCCATGCCCGAGACGAACAGCGCCACGGCCAGAAGCGGCAAGTTTCCGACCAGTAGGAGGGGGATCATACTCACGGCCATCGCGCATATGCCCAGCAGCCAGCGAGGTTCGGGTGCC of the Streptomyces sp. T12 genome contains:
- a CDS encoding D-arabinono-1,4-lactone oxidase, which gives rise to MSSTASGRNGTWRNWSGNVAARPVREVAPASVEELSAAIRRAAEGGLKVKAVGSGHSFTSIAATDGVLIRPQLLTGIRNIDRDAMTVTVEAGTPLKRLNMALAREGLSLTNMGDIMEQTVSGATSTGTHGTGRESASIAAQIKGLELVTAEGSVLTCSEKENPEVFAAARIGLGALGIVTAITFAVEPIFLLSAREEPMPFDKVLADFDELWTENEHFEFYWFPHTGNTNTKRNNRSAGPEKPVGQVAGWLEDEFLSNGVFQAAQWVGRAAPATIPAIARISSKALSARTYTDIPYKVFTSPRRVRFVEMEYAVPREAVVETLRELKAMIERSGLRVSFPVEVRTAPADDITLSTASGRDSAYVAVHMVKGTPYQRYFTAAERIFTAHEGRPHWGKVHTRDAEYFAQVYPRFGEFTALRDRLDPDRRFQNDYLRRVLGA